In Marivivens aquimaris, one genomic interval encodes:
- a CDS encoding ABC transporter permease, with the protein MDLLGFLLKRLAATIPLLIAISIVSFLIIQAVPGDYVDRWMSATQAQTGKSYDELLPQATAMRERLGLDQPVAIQYLVWVKDIVTDFDFGMSFRHNRPVTEVIGVRLPRTLLLAISTVILSQVIGVLLGIYAATNQYKLGDNFATIIAFLGIVIPKFVISLVILYLLAFVWHSPYIGAVNSAQFILQDHWSLAKFWDFLKHVWPVLLVSIWAGQAYTTRMMRGNLLDTLNMQYVETARAKGLSKRKVLFKHAVPNALHPVVMNLGTRFDYMIKGEIEIAIVLGIPTVGPLILSSVADRDMYVVAAIFMMVAVLLVLGNLFADLLLALIDPRVRRATLSRA; encoded by the coding sequence ATGGACCTACTCGGTTTCCTATTGAAGCGGCTCGCCGCGACCATCCCCTTGCTTATCGCAATTTCTATCGTCTCGTTTCTCATCATTCAGGCCGTGCCCGGAGACTACGTGGACCGATGGATGTCCGCGACGCAGGCGCAAACGGGCAAATCCTATGACGAGCTTCTGCCGCAGGCGACCGCCATGCGCGAACGTCTCGGCCTCGATCAGCCGGTTGCCATCCAGTACCTCGTCTGGGTCAAGGACATCGTGACCGACTTCGATTTCGGCATGTCCTTCCGCCACAACCGCCCCGTCACCGAGGTCATCGGCGTCCGCCTTCCGCGCACCCTGCTGCTGGCGATCTCTACCGTGATCCTGTCGCAGGTCATCGGCGTGCTGCTGGGCATCTATGCCGCGACGAACCAGTACAAACTGGGCGACAACTTCGCGACGATCATCGCCTTCCTCGGCATTGTGATCCCGAAGTTCGTGATCTCGCTCGTCATCCTCTATCTTCTCGCCTTTGTCTGGCACTCGCCCTACATCGGCGCCGTCAACTCGGCTCAGTTCATCCTGCAAGACCACTGGTCGCTGGCCAAGTTCTGGGACTTCCTCAAACACGTCTGGCCCGTGCTGCTCGTGTCGATCTGGGCCGGTCAGGCCTACACCACGCGCATGATGCGGGGGAACCTGCTCGACACGCTGAACATGCAATACGTTGAGACCGCCCGCGCCAAGGGTCTGTCCAAGCGCAAGGTGCTGTTCAAGCACGCCGTTCCGAACGCGCTGCATCCCGTGGTGATGAACCTCGGCACCCGCTTCGACTATATGATCAAGGGCGAGATCGAGATTGCGATCGTCCTCGGCATTCCGACTGTCGGCCCGCTGATCCTCAGTTCGGTTGCCGACCGCGACATGTATGTGGTCGCTGCGATCTTCATGATGGTCGCGGTGCTGCTCGTCCTCGGCAACCTCTTTGCCGACCTCCTTCTGGCGCTCATCGACCCGCGCGTGCGCCGTGCCACCCTGTCGCGTGCGTGA
- a CDS encoding ABC transporter permease produces the protein MTDQTMNAEEVQATNGLSYWQLVRRRFVRNRYGMVGLIAAMIVIIMAVFAGFIAPYGVETKDRTAIYQPPQGIHIIAPEGGLTRPYVMGWGEEMDPVTYEITFAPDPELRRDLALFVEGTEWTFLGLTFDTHLFGTADGSPFHLLGTDSLGRDVFSRMVWGTRVTLLMGVLVTAAALVIGTTVGVASGYFGGTFDLIVQRIVEFVKSFPDLPLYLALVAVLPRRAEPMTIFIMFAAILVLLRWADLSRELRGKVISIRTMDYVRAAEAVGAKDSRILTRHIVPNTSSHMIVWATYQLPEVILLESFLSFLGVGVQAPMVSWGTMLNQVRDFQSFAAAPWLMAPVGMIVISVLAFNAFGDGMRDAMDPYSND, from the coding sequence ATGACCGACCAGACAATGAACGCCGAAGAAGTACAGGCCACCAATGGCCTCAGCTACTGGCAACTCGTCCGCCGCCGCTTTGTCCGCAACCGCTACGGCATGGTGGGCCTGATCGCCGCGATGATCGTGATCATTATGGCCGTCTTTGCGGGCTTCATCGCGCCCTACGGTGTGGAGACCAAGGACCGCACCGCCATCTATCAACCGCCGCAAGGCATCCACATCATCGCGCCCGAAGGCGGCCTGACCCGTCCCTACGTGATGGGCTGGGGCGAAGAGATGGACCCTGTGACTTACGAGATCACCTTTGCCCCCGACCCCGAACTGCGCCGCGATCTCGCGCTGTTCGTCGAGGGGACGGAGTGGACGTTCCTCGGCCTGACGTTCGACACGCACCTTTTCGGTACGGCGGACGGCTCTCCGTTCCACCTGCTCGGCACGGACTCGCTGGGGCGCGACGTGTTCTCCCGCATGGTCTGGGGTACCCGCGTGACGCTGCTGATGGGCGTGCTCGTTACTGCCGCCGCGCTGGTGATCGGCACTACGGTAGGCGTCGCCTCGGGCTACTTCGGCGGCACGTTCGACCTGATCGTGCAGCGGATCGTGGAGTTCGTCAAAAGCTTCCCCGACCTGCCGCTCTACCTCGCGCTGGTGGCTGTTCTACCGCGCAGGGCCGAGCCGATGACCATCTTCATCATGTTCGCCGCGATCCTCGTGCTCCTTCGTTGGGCGGACCTCTCGCGGGAACTGAGGGGCAAGGTCATTTCCATCCGCACGATGGATTACGTCCGCGCGGCAGAGGCCGTCGGCGCCAAAGACAGCCGTATCCTCACCCGCCACATCGTACCAAACACCTCGTCCCACATGATCGTCTGGGCGACCTATCAGCTGCCGGAAGTCATCCTGCTGGAAAGCTTCCTGTCGTTCCTCGGCGTGGGCGTTCAGGCCCCGATGGTCAGCTGGGGCACCATGCTGAACCAGGTGCGCGACTTCCAGTCGTTCGCCGCTGCGCCGTGGCTGATGGCTCCCGTCGGCATGATCGTCATCTCCGTGCTTGCCTTCAACGCCTTTGGCGACGGTATGCGCGACGCAATGGACCCGTATTCCAATGACTGA
- a CDS encoding ABC transporter ATP-binding protein: MTDTLLDIQDVAVTFKTVTGTVKAVRGVSYDIKRGETLAVVGESGSGKSVTARAIMSMLADNARLDPASKITFDGQDLTALPEVEMQKIRGNKISMIFQEPLTSLNPIYKVGDQVAEIILTHRNVSKKEARKEVLQLFKEVQLPNPEMRLNQYPHEMSGGQRQRVMIAMALANKPDLLIADEPTTALDVTVQAEILSLLKQLQRTHGMAVILITHDLTVVEKTSDRVVVMRYGEIVERGNTAEVFADPQHPYTRHLLASEPKGRPDPLSENAGPLMQANDMRVVFEVKTGGMFTRKTHELIAVNDITAMIRKGETLGIVGESGSGKTTLGMAMIGLGAAHARGEVLFEGQRIDNLTRSQMRPLRTKIQVVFQDPFSSLNPRMIVRQILEEGLIVNGIGGSAKEREALVREALHEVQMDADAMTRFPHEFSGGQRQRIAIARALILKPEFILLDEPTSALDLSIQAQIIDLLRDLRVRHDLSYMFISHDLKVVKALCHNVIVMQNGRMVEAGPTLDVLENPQTEYTQRLVDAAFNVVAA, translated from the coding sequence ATGACTGACACACTCCTCGATATTCAAGACGTCGCGGTCACATTCAAAACCGTGACCGGCACCGTCAAAGCCGTGCGCGGCGTGTCCTACGACATCAAACGTGGCGAGACGCTGGCCGTGGTCGGTGAAAGCGGCTCAGGCAAATCGGTGACGGCGCGGGCGATCATGTCCATGCTGGCCGACAACGCCCGCCTCGATCCCGCGAGCAAGATCACTTTCGACGGACAAGACCTCACCGCCCTGCCAGAGGTCGAGATGCAGAAAATCCGCGGCAACAAGATCTCCATGATCTTCCAAGAGCCGCTGACCTCGCTCAACCCGATCTACAAGGTCGGCGATCAGGTGGCAGAGATCATCCTCACCCACCGCAATGTGTCGAAGAAGGAAGCACGCAAAGAGGTCCTGCAACTCTTCAAGGAAGTGCAGCTGCCCAATCCCGAAATGCGCCTGAACCAGTACCCGCACGAAATGTCCGGCGGGCAGCGTCAGCGCGTGATGATCGCGATGGCGCTGGCGAACAAGCCGGACCTGCTGATTGCGGACGAGCCGACAACCGCGCTCGACGTGACCGTTCAAGCGGAAATCCTGTCGCTGCTCAAACAGCTTCAACGCACGCACGGGATGGCGGTCATTCTGATTACCCACGATTTGACGGTGGTCGAAAAGACCTCCGACCGCGTGGTGGTCATGCGCTACGGCGAGATCGTCGAGCGCGGCAATACCGCCGAGGTCTTCGCCGACCCGCAGCACCCTTACACGCGGCACCTTCTCGCCTCCGAACCCAAGGGCCGCCCCGATCCGCTGTCCGAAAACGCGGGCCCGCTGATGCAGGCCAACGATATGCGCGTGGTGTTCGAGGTCAAGACGGGCGGCATGTTCACCCGCAAGACGCACGAGCTGATCGCTGTGAACGACATCACCGCGATGATCCGCAAGGGCGAAACGCTCGGCATCGTGGGCGAAAGCGGCTCGGGCAAAACGACGCTCGGCATGGCGATGATCGGCCTCGGTGCCGCCCACGCCCGCGGCGAAGTGCTGTTCGAAGGCCAGCGGATCGACAACCTGACCCGTTCGCAGATGCGCCCGCTCCGCACGAAAATTCAGGTGGTGTTCCAAGACCCGTTCTCGTCGCTGAACCCCCGCATGATCGTGCGGCAGATCCTCGAAGAAGGGCTGATCGTCAACGGCATCGGCGGTTCGGCCAAGGAACGCGAAGCCCTCGTGCGCGAGGCATTGCACGAGGTCCAGATGGACGCCGATGCGATGACACGCTTCCCCCACGAATTCTCGGGCGGCCAGCGCCAGCGTATCGCCATTGCGCGCGCGCTGATCCTCAAGCCCGAGTTCATCCTGCTGGACGAGCCGACCTCCGCGCTCGACCTGTCCATTCAGGCGCAGATCATCGACCTGCTGCGAGACCTGCGCGTGCGTCACGACCTCAGTTACATGTTCATCAGCCACGACCTGAAAGTGGTCAAGGCTCTCTGCCACAACGTCATTGTCATGCAGAACGGCCGGATGGTCGAAGCTGGCCCGACGCTCGACGTTCTCGAAAACCCCCAGACCGAATACACGCAGCGCCTTGTCGACGCCGCGTTCAATGTTGTCGCCGCCTGA
- the melA gene encoding alpha-glucosidase/alpha-galactosidase codes for MTGSPKIAFIGAGSSVFMKNIIGDVLQRPALQNAHVALMDINRERLEESEIVFNKLVSSLGVPATHSLHTDRREALDGADFVVVAFQIGGYDPCTITDFEVPKKYGLRQTIADTLGVGGIMRGLRTVPHLWAICEDMLDVCPDALMLQYVNPMAINTWAIAKKYPQIKQVGLCHSVQGTAHELASDLQIADDKIRYLSAGINHVAFFLKFEEIMEDGSYRDLYPDLQKGYAEGTYPRPESSWNKRCPNKVRYEMMKKTGYFATESSEHFAEYTPWFIKEGREDLIERFGIPLDEYPKRCIEQIDRWKDTLDKYKEADKIDVPSSVEYASQIINSVWTGVPSVIYGNIANDDYIPALPHGCAVEVPCLVDRNGIQPTRVANVPPQLAAIMRSNVNVQELTVAALLEERRDHIYHAAMMDPHTGAELDLDQIWELMDELIEAHGEWLPSWIHEQKA; via the coding sequence ATGACCGGTTCACCGAAAATCGCCTTTATCGGCGCAGGTTCGTCTGTCTTCATGAAGAACATTATCGGCGACGTCCTCCAGCGTCCCGCGCTGCAAAACGCCCACGTCGCGTTGATGGATATCAACCGCGAGCGGCTCGAAGAATCCGAGATCGTGTTCAACAAACTCGTCTCCTCGCTCGGCGTGCCTGCGACCCATTCGCTGCACACCGACCGCCGCGAGGCGCTGGACGGCGCTGACTTCGTCGTCGTCGCTTTCCAGATCGGCGGTTATGATCCCTGCACCATCACCGACTTCGAAGTACCGAAAAAATACGGCCTCCGCCAGACTATCGCGGATACGCTCGGCGTTGGCGGCATCATGCGCGGGCTGCGCACCGTCCCGCACCTCTGGGCGATTTGCGAGGACATGCTGGACGTCTGCCCCGACGCACTGATGCTCCAGTACGTGAACCCGATGGCGATCAACACTTGGGCGATTGCCAAGAAATACCCGCAGATCAAACAGGTCGGCCTCTGCCACTCGGTCCAAGGCACGGCGCATGAACTGGCCTCCGACCTTCAGATCGCGGACGACAAAATCCGGTATCTGTCGGCGGGCATCAACCACGTCGCCTTCTTCCTCAAGTTCGAGGAAATCATGGAGGACGGAAGCTACCGCGACCTCTACCCCGACCTCCAGAAAGGCTATGCCGAAGGCACATATCCCCGCCCCGAAAGCTCGTGGAACAAGCGCTGCCCGAACAAGGTCCGCTATGAGATGATGAAGAAGACGGGTTACTTCGCGACCGAAAGCTCCGAGCATTTCGCCGAATACACCCCGTGGTTCATCAAGGAAGGCCGCGAGGACCTGATCGAACGTTTCGGCATCCCGCTTGATGAATATCCCAAGCGCTGCATTGAGCAGATCGACCGCTGGAAGGACACGCTCGACAAGTACAAAGAGGCCGACAAGATCGACGTGCCCAGTTCGGTCGAATACGCCTCGCAGATCATCAACTCGGTCTGGACGGGCGTGCCGTCAGTCATCTACGGCAACATCGCCAACGACGACTATATTCCGGCCCTGCCCCACGGCTGCGCGGTCGAAGTACCGTGCCTCGTGGACCGCAACGGCATCCAGCCGACCCGCGTCGCCAATGTGCCGCCGCAGCTGGCCGCAATCATGCGTTCCAACGTGAACGTGCAGGAATTGACCGTCGCTGCCCTCTTGGAAGAACGCCGCGATCACATCTACCATGCTGCGATGATGGACCCGCACACAGGTGCCGAACTCGACCTCGACCAGATCTGGGAGTTGATGGACGAGCTGATCGAGGCGCATGGCGAGTGGCTGCCGTCGTGGATTCACGAACAGAAAGCCTGA
- a CDS encoding tryptophan halogenase family protein, whose amino-acid sequence MTSAADPKSIIITGGGTAGWLAALILQAEAKRQNLPLAITLVESSKIPTIGVGEGTTAIFRGLLQSLGLDEAEFLAKTDATIKFGIRHRDWRRKGHVYDGPIDDVYFLADKVPNGGMWIDNYCVAAGRSVTEPHIFAALMAKGKAPVAEVDGRTVAVSQFHHAYHFDQAKVGAWLRSKANGIATVDAIVEGAERDPETGDITALRLDNGDTLTGDFFIDATGFRRALIAGEMGADWVSYADALPVNRAMPFWLGHGDGEIPSYTHAWAQGAGWMWQIPTAERMGCGYVYSDRHTTPDQAQAEIEATLGHKIEPRNDIKIDAGRLSEVWRGNVLAIGLAGSFLEPLEATSIHGTLVQLLLFAHRHLADFCDTNGRDAYNAAIAEQVDDFRDFINLHYVSERRDTPFWTDVAENFILPQTRERLERWSRKMPDASDFTNNLGGLPHVEELLHLPVLDGLGLLNQQVARAAMDRDKRLRAFARETTDYLTQQAKTAASKALSHKEYLSRLKAAH is encoded by the coding sequence ATGACGAGCGCCGCAGACCCCAAGTCGATCATCATCACCGGCGGCGGCACCGCCGGATGGCTTGCGGCGCTCATCCTTCAGGCAGAGGCGAAGCGGCAGAACCTGCCGCTTGCCATCACGCTGGTCGAAAGCTCCAAAATCCCGACCATCGGCGTGGGCGAAGGCACCACCGCGATCTTTCGCGGGCTGCTGCAATCGCTTGGACTGGACGAGGCTGAGTTCCTCGCCAAGACTGACGCCACGATCAAATTCGGCATCCGTCACCGTGACTGGCGGCGGAAGGGCCACGTCTATGATGGGCCGATCGACGACGTGTATTTCCTCGCCGATAAGGTCCCGAACGGCGGCATGTGGATCGACAATTACTGCGTCGCCGCTGGCCGGTCCGTCACCGAGCCGCACATCTTTGCCGCGCTCATGGCCAAGGGCAAAGCGCCCGTGGCAGAGGTGGATGGCCGCACCGTCGCCGTCAGCCAGTTCCACCACGCCTACCACTTCGACCAGGCCAAGGTCGGCGCGTGGCTGCGGAGCAAAGCGAACGGCATCGCCACCGTCGACGCTATTGTCGAAGGCGCGGAGCGTGACCCCGAGACCGGCGACATCACCGCGCTGCGGCTGGACAATGGCGACACTCTGACGGGCGATTTCTTTATCGATGCCACGGGCTTCCGCCGCGCCCTGATCGCTGGGGAAATGGGCGCAGATTGGGTCAGCTACGCCGACGCCCTGCCCGTCAACCGCGCCATGCCGTTCTGGCTGGGTCACGGGGACGGCGAAATTCCGAGCTACACTCACGCGTGGGCGCAAGGCGCGGGCTGGATGTGGCAGATCCCGACGGCGGAGCGGATGGGCTGCGGCTACGTCTACTCCGACCGCCACACCACTCCCGATCAGGCGCAGGCCGAGATCGAAGCCACCCTCGGCCACAAGATCGAGCCCCGCAACGACATCAAGATCGACGCGGGCCGACTATCCGAGGTCTGGCGCGGCAATGTCCTCGCCATTGGTCTGGCGGGTTCGTTCCTTGAACCGCTAGAGGCGACCTCGATCCACGGCACGCTGGTGCAACTGCTGCTGTTTGCCCATCGGCATCTGGCGGACTTCTGCGATACCAATGGCCGCGACGCCTACAACGCCGCCATCGCCGAGCAGGTCGACGACTTTCGCGATTTCATCAACCTGCACTACGTCAGCGAGCGTCGCGACACGCCCTTCTGGACCGATGTGGCCGAAAATTTCATCCTGCCCCAGACCCGCGAGCGGCTGGAGCGGTGGTCGCGCAAGATGCCTGACGCGAGCGACTTCACGAACAACCTCGGCGGGCTGCCGCATGTGGAGGAACTCCTGCATCTTCCCGTCCTCGACGGGCTCGGCCTGCTGAACCAGCAGGTCGCCCGCGCCGCGATGGACCGCGACAAGCGCCTCCGCGCCTTTGCCCGCGAGACCACGGATTACCTGACGCAGCAGGCGAAAACCGCTGCGTCCAAAGCATTGAGCCACAAAGAATACCTGTCGCGGCTCAAGGCCGCCCACTGA
- a CDS encoding beta-galactosidase, with protein MTRSIGVCYYPEHWPEEIWAEDAARMAEAGIKWVRIAEFAWSRMEPEEGTYDLDWLDRAIETLGAAGLKIVMCTPTATPPRWMGTKHPDMYAVDAQGRPRGFGSRRHYDFAHQGYREDCARITTKLAERYGKNPHVAAWQTDNEYACHDTTVSYSPVALVQFRDWLARKYQSPQALNRAWGNVFWSMEYASFDEIALPNLTVTEPNPAHVMDFRRFASDQVAEFNKVQTDILRRHTDAPLIHNYMGFEVSFDHFKVGADLDVASWDSYPIGFLSQKVEAPNAHKIHHLRTGDPDLQGFHHDLYRAVGRGRWWVMEQQPGPVNWAPWNPAPLAGMPRLWAWEAFAHGAEVVSYFRWRQAPFAQEQMHAGLLRPDSAPAPALGEATQVAKEIAALGEDAGCAKGQAAIVFDYASAWAWQTQPQGRDFSYYQIVFDLYRGLRRLGIDVDILPPDTAALGDYKLALVPAMFTLPDSLKDAIAAHEGIVLVGPRTNSKTPDFAIPTPLPPSLSGLDCTVSRVESLPPSATVPLHGGGHFKRWFEELESADVLLKTEGGMPAVVGGNIRYLAGWPDDAACHHILSDAAKAAGIEVENLPNGLRRRDTQGHRIWFNYNPDPVTHRGLTIDGCGVHIEKL; from the coding sequence ATGACGCGCAGCATCGGCGTTTGTTATTACCCCGAACACTGGCCCGAAGAAATCTGGGCCGAAGACGCCGCCCGCATGGCCGAGGCTGGCATCAAATGGGTCCGCATCGCCGAATTCGCGTGGTCGCGGATGGAGCCGGAGGAAGGCACCTACGATCTGGACTGGCTGGACCGCGCTATAGAGACGCTCGGCGCGGCGGGGCTGAAGATCGTCATGTGCACCCCCACCGCCACGCCTCCGCGCTGGATGGGCACCAAACACCCCGACATGTACGCCGTCGATGCGCAGGGCCGCCCGCGCGGCTTCGGCTCGCGCCGCCATTATGATTTCGCGCACCAAGGCTACCGCGAGGACTGCGCGCGGATCACCACCAAACTCGCAGAGCGCTACGGCAAGAACCCGCATGTCGCCGCGTGGCAGACTGACAACGAATACGCCTGCCATGACACGACGGTGTCCTACTCGCCCGTCGCACTCGTCCAGTTCCGCGACTGGCTAGCCCGCAAATACCAGTCCCCGCAAGCGCTGAACCGCGCGTGGGGCAACGTGTTCTGGTCGATGGAATACGCGAGCTTCGACGAAATCGCGCTGCCGAACCTCACCGTGACTGAACCGAACCCAGCGCATGTGATGGACTTCCGCCGCTTCGCCTCGGATCAGGTGGCGGAGTTCAACAAGGTCCAGACCGACATCCTGCGCCGCCACACCGATGCGCCGCTGATCCATAACTACATGGGGTTCGAGGTGAGCTTCGATCATTTCAAAGTCGGTGCCGACCTCGACGTGGCAAGTTGGGACAGCTACCCGATCGGCTTCCTGTCGCAGAAGGTCGAAGCGCCAAACGCCCACAAAATCCACCACCTGCGCACGGGCGATCCCGATTTGCAGGGCTTCCATCACGACCTCTACCGCGCTGTCGGACGCGGGCGTTGGTGGGTGATGGAGCAACAACCCGGTCCCGTGAACTGGGCACCATGGAACCCCGCGCCGCTGGCGGGGATGCCGCGCCTTTGGGCGTGGGAAGCCTTTGCCCACGGCGCCGAAGTCGTCAGCTATTTCCGCTGGCGTCAGGCTCCGTTCGCGCAGGAACAGATGCACGCGGGCCTTCTGCGCCCCGACAGCGCCCCCGCCCCCGCATTGGGCGAAGCCACGCAGGTCGCCAAGGAAATCGCAGCACTGGGCGAAGACGCGGGCTGCGCCAAAGGGCAAGCCGCCATCGTGTTCGACTACGCAAGCGCGTGGGCATGGCAGACCCAGCCGCAGGGGCGCGATTTCAGCTACTACCAGATCGTATTCGACCTCTATCGTGGGCTGCGGCGGCTCGGGATCGACGTCGATATCCTGCCGCCCGATACGGCCGCGCTGGGGGACTATAAGCTGGCGCTGGTGCCTGCGATGTTCACTCTGCCGGACAGCCTGAAGGACGCTATCGCCGCGCATGAGGGCATCGTGCTGGTCGGCCCGCGCACCAACTCCAAAACGCCCGATTTCGCGATCCCGACGCCGCTGCCGCCGAGCCTCTCTGGGCTCGATTGCACTGTCTCGCGGGTCGAGAGCCTGCCGCCGAGCGCGACCGTTCCGCTGCACGGCGGCGGTCATTTCAAGCGCTGGTTCGAGGAACTGGAGAGCGCCGATGTCCTGCTGAAAACCGAAGGTGGGATGCCCGCTGTGGTCGGTGGGAACATCCGGTACCTCGCGGGCTGGCCAGACGATGCCGCCTGTCATCACATCCTGTCGGACGCCGCAAAGGCCGCCGGAATTGAGGTCGAAAACCTGCCAAACGGCCTTCGCCGCCGCGACACGCAAGGCCACCGGATCTGGTTCAACTACAACCCCGATCCCGTCACGCATCGCGGCCTGACCATCGACGGCTGCGGCGTCCATATCGAGAAACTCTGA
- a CDS encoding extracellular solute-binding protein has protein sequence MTFTATRTALTAALLSSVAFGAAAEDYTITVWAGGSGDNATYRWEAIEMAADLMEREAAVRGEELTITVESQAWTGWDDFKQAFTLASEADNAPDIIVSGHEDIGPWSEAGLIVPIEDYVFFDSYPLNTIYPNLIDVATFNGQIWGIPQDAEARVMYWSIPALEAIGWSADEIDSLPDRIASGEFTLYDMLDAVKKMQDAGVLEANMGFAPRVSNGPDYWQFYQSFGGEMADEESGKLVVDTEALKGTYQFFVDATEMGVVSGTHLGSEWDVWHQNAASGNYGAWHGGTWHYAQWTNQFGLEDFFNTVQYSLIPAGNDAGRANSITHPLVYLVTSAASEDEAVIAAELIAKASTPEINALHAVKSAHLAISEDETTVPLYAENRWLAAASERLAPSTNAIPNNSDFGVYWTAMFDGLEAAWTGVSSVDDAVAEVETTVKQALGDDVIIR, from the coding sequence ATGACTTTTACTGCCACTCGCACGGCGCTTACCGCCGCGCTTCTGTCCAGCGTCGCATTTGGCGCCGCTGCCGAAGATTACACCATTACCGTTTGGGCCGGTGGTTCCGGGGATAATGCCACCTATCGCTGGGAAGCCATCGAAATGGCCGCCGACCTGATGGAACGCGAAGCTGCCGTGCGCGGTGAAGAGCTGACCATCACGGTTGAATCGCAGGCTTGGACCGGTTGGGACGATTTCAAGCAAGCCTTCACCCTCGCCTCCGAAGCCGACAACGCGCCGGACATCATCGTATCGGGTCACGAGGACATCGGTCCGTGGTCCGAAGCGGGCCTGATCGTCCCGATCGAAGACTACGTGTTCTTCGACAGCTACCCGCTGAACACCATCTACCCGAACCTGATCGACGTCGCGACCTTCAACGGCCAGATCTGGGGCATCCCGCAGGACGCCGAAGCGCGCGTCATGTACTGGTCGATCCCCGCTCTCGAAGCCATCGGCTGGTCGGCTGACGAAATCGACAGCCTGCCCGACCGCATCGCCAGCGGCGAATTCACGCTCTACGACATGCTCGACGCTGTGAAGAAGATGCAGGACGCAGGCGTTCTGGAAGCCAACATGGGCTTTGCCCCGCGCGTCTCGAACGGCCCCGACTACTGGCAGTTCTACCAGTCCTTCGGCGGCGAAATGGCTGACGAAGAGAGCGGCAAGCTTGTCGTCGATACCGAAGCTCTTAAGGGCACGTACCAGTTCTTCGTCGATGCGACCGAGATGGGCGTGGTTTCGGGCACGCACCTTGGTAGCGAATGGGACGTCTGGCACCAGAACGCGGCCTCGGGCAACTACGGCGCATGGCATGGTGGCACGTGGCACTACGCCCAGTGGACCAACCAGTTCGGTCTGGAGGACTTCTTCAATACCGTCCAGTACTCGCTGATCCCCGCTGGTAACGACGCTGGCCGCGCCAACTCGATCACTCACCCGCTGGTCTACCTCGTGACCTCGGCCGCGTCGGAAGACGAAGCCGTGATCGCAGCGGAACTGATCGCCAAGGCCTCGACCCCTGAAATCAACGCGCTGCACGCGGTCAAATCCGCCCACCTCGCAATTTCGGAAGACGAGACCACCGTCCCGCTCTACGCCGAAAACCGCTGGCTGGCTGCCGCCTCGGAGCGCCTCGCACCGAGCACCAACGCGATCCCGAACAACTCCGACTTCGGCGTTTACTGGACCGCGATGTTCGACGGCCTGGAAGCCGCTTGGACCGGCGTTTCGTCGGTTGACGACGCGGTTGCCGAGGTCGAGACCACCGTCAAGCAGGCTCTGGGCGACGATGTCATCATCCGCTGA